A DNA window from Argiope bruennichi chromosome X2, qqArgBrue1.1, whole genome shotgun sequence contains the following coding sequences:
- the LOC129959694 gene encoding uncharacterized protein LOC129959694, producing the protein MASAEVGQFPEPVTTIPCWAPWWAMPPDLNHYQCHMGSSSNVTVASSNSRFMIISTQNTFHRVSPFLVNKLIQFTIGEVQNIKKLRSGDLLLQTSEKQTVLISKLTKLGDFPIQTALHKTLHFSRGVISEPDLIDLFDEDLVTEFSDQQVCAARRINVRRDGQLIPTKHIVLTFQTPVLPKSIKAGYQIGRVRPYIPNPLRCFKCQRYGHSQQECRSKTSMFEKCAEPGHDINNCISDTMKCVNCCGPYTSFSKSCPKWTLEKEVISTKIRKNISYAEARKLINDRTPKVGISFSGVLKATLICISAQTHSRITQLPPTSSVSNQSTKLPEVSSVSSLSSNCPAMNKITKRNRNNKTKISTSSSHKTWQAHSKQRTKKKALMNRHPVAEDYLKTYISSSEFSEMELDPSTISKNQSGGERKKKTSR; encoded by the coding sequence atggcaagtgccgaggtTGGACAATTTCCAGAGCCGGTAActaccatcccttgttgggctccgtggtgggcgatgccgccAGACCTGAATCACTACCAATGTCATATGGGCTCTTCTTCTAACGTCACTGTAGCATCATCCAATTCTCGTTTCATGATCATTAGCACTCAAAACACCTTTCATAGAGTTTCTCCATTTCTTGTAAACAAATTAATCCAGTTTACAATTGGTgaagtacaaaatattaaaaaactacgCTCTGGTGACCTTCTGTTGCAGACGTCGGAAAAACAAACTGTTCTTATTAGCAAACTTACCAAATTAGGTGATTTTCCTATTCAAACAGCTTTGcataaaactttacatttttcacGTGGTGTTATTTCTGAGCCAGATCTCATCGACTTGTTTGATGAAGATCTCGTCACAGAGTTTTCCGATCAGCAAGTATGCGCCGCGCGTCGTATTAACGTCCGACGTGACGGTCAACTTATACCAACAAAGCACATTGTCTTAACTTTTCAAACGCCAGTTCTTCCAAAATCAATCAAAGCGGGATACCAAATTGGTAGAGTTCGGCCATATATACCTAACCCTCTTAGGTGTTTTAAATGTCAAAGGTACGGCCATTCCCAGCAAGAATGTCGCAGTAAAACCAGCATGTTTGAGAAATGTGCTGAACCTGGACATGACATAAACAATTGCATTTCAGACACCATGAAATGTGTCAATTGCTGTGGGCCTTATACCTCCTTCTCAAAGTCTTGCCCTAAATGGACTCTAGAGAAGGAAGTGATATCCACGAAAATACGGAAAAACATATCCTACGCAGaagcaagaaaattaataaatgacagAACTCCAAAAGTTGGTATCTCTTTCTCTGGTGTACTTAAAGCAACACTGATATGTATTAGTGCTCAAACTCATTCCCGCATTACTCAGTTACCACCCACTAGTTCAGTTTCAAATCAATCTACAAAATTGCCAGAAGTCTCCTCTGTTTCTTCGCTGTCATCCAATTGCCCTGCAATGAATAAAATCACCAAACGCAAtcgtaataataaaacaaaaatttccacGTCATCATCTCATAAAACTTGGCAAGCACACTCAAAGCAAAGAACGAAAAAGAAAGCGCTAATGAATCGACATCCTGTGGCAGAAGATTACTTAAAAACTTATATATCATCTTCTGAATTTTCCGAGATGGAGTTAGACCCATCTACTATCTCTAAAAATCAATCAGGtggggaaagaaagaaaaaaacctcCAGATAA